From the Mycoplasmatota bacterium genome, one window contains:
- a CDS encoding YvcK family protein, with product MDRDPNIVIIGGGTGLSYVLKGVKKYPLNITAIVTVGDDGGSSGDIRNSIHVVPPGDIRKVMISMSEAEPLMNTLLTHRFTSDSLFANHTVGNILLTALFQITGDYVLAIRQLSKVLNVKGTILPVAQKPVTLCALMDDNTVVSGESKITSSKKSIKKLFLEEEDVQVTPDVEKAIKQADMIVFGPGSLYTSIIPNLLVPKVKEAIIESNAKKVYISNVMTEPGETDYFTVSKHVKILENYLGKDIIDIILANDDHDIDQEVLNIYKEKDAELVVIDYDEIVKLNKELITDKFVYINEKKHIRHKSNKIAAYLLMMLIETIE from the coding sequence ATGGATAGGGACCCAAATATTGTTATTATAGGTGGGGGAACTGGACTATCTTATGTTCTGAAAGGGGTTAAGAAGTACCCTTTAAATATTACAGCGATTGTTACGGTTGGTGATGATGGTGGTAGTAGTGGTGATATAAGAAATTCTATTCATGTTGTTCCTCCTGGTGATATTAGAAAAGTTATGATTTCTATGAGCGAAGCTGAACCACTTATGAATACACTTTTGACACATAGGTTTACAAGTGATTCTTTGTTTGCTAATCATACGGTTGGAAATATATTATTAACTGCTTTATTTCAGATTACAGGTGATTATGTTTTAGCGATTCGACAATTAAGTAAAGTTTTAAATGTCAAAGGAACTATTTTACCTGTGGCACAAAAGCCGGTTACGCTATGTGCGTTAATGGATGATAACACCGTTGTTTCTGGTGAATCAAAAATCACTTCAAGTAAGAAATCAATTAAAAAGTTATTTTTAGAGGAAGAGGATGTTCAAGTAACACCCGATGTTGAAAAAGCAATTAAACAAGCAGATATGATTGTTTTTGGTCCTGGAAGTTTATATACAAGTATTATACCTAATTTATTAGTTCCTAAAGTAAAAGAAGCAATTATTGAATCAAACGCTAAGAAAGTTTATATTTCTAATGTTATGACAGAACCTGGGGAAACGGATTATTTCACTGTCAGTAAGCATGTGAAAATACTGGAAAACTATTTAGGAAAAGATATAATAGATATCATATTAGCCAATGATGATCATGATATTGATCAAGAAGTGTTAAATATTTATAAAGAAAAAGATGCTGAATTGGTTGTAATTGATTATGATGAAATTGTAAAACTAAATAAAGAATTAATAACAGACAAATTTGTGTATATCAATGAAAAAAAACACATTAGGCATAAAAGTAATAAAATTGCCGCTTATCTTTTAATGATGTTGATTGAAACAATCGAGTAG
- the rapZ gene encoding RNase adapter RapZ has protein sequence MTKLVKNLLLVTGMSGAGKSVALNCLEDIGYYCIDNMPVVLLNHITSLTSENNLNYNNIENFAVVVDSRSQDFSSLFHVIDEIRETVHLKLQILFLDANDDVLVKRFKETRRMHPLSKQGSIIEGIILERQILESLREQVDYIIDTSYLSSNKLKKEITSRFSFKKNQFDINIMSFGFKHGAPIDCDYVFDVRFLPNPFYIDEMRNQTGLDEEVYDYVIKREDTTIFLEKLVSLLNFVIPKFGDIAKNQVLIGIGCSGGQHRSVAISEALYASLAEQYNCYVWHRDIDKIRKESKHG, from the coding sequence ATGACTAAATTAGTTAAAAATTTGCTTTTGGTTACGGGGATGAGTGGAGCAGGAAAGTCTGTTGCCCTTAATTGTTTAGAAGATATAGGTTATTATTGTATTGATAATATGCCTGTTGTCTTATTAAATCATATTACCTCATTAACAAGCGAAAACAACTTGAATTATAATAATATAGAAAATTTTGCAGTTGTTGTTGATAGTAGAAGTCAAGATTTTTCCTCATTATTTCATGTGATAGATGAAATAAGAGAAACGGTTCATTTAAAACTGCAAATTTTATTTTTAGATGCTAATGATGATGTGTTAGTAAAAAGATTTAAAGAAACACGAAGAATGCATCCTTTATCAAAACAAGGATCTATTATTGAAGGTATTATTTTAGAAAGACAAATATTAGAAAGTTTACGTGAACAAGTAGACTATATTATTGATACCTCCTATTTAAGTTCAAATAAACTAAAAAAAGAAATAACATCTCGTTTTTCATTTAAAAAAAATCAATTTGATATTAATATCATGTCTTTTGGATTTAAACATGGAGCCCCTATAGATTGTGATTATGTTTTTGATGTTAGATTTTTACCTAATCCATTTTATATCGATGAAATGAGAAATCAAACGGGACTTGATGAAGAAGTTTATGATTACGTGATTAAACGTGAGGATACAACAATATTTTTAGAAAAATTGGTATCACTATTAAATTTTGTTATCCCCAAGTTTGGAGATATCGCTAAAAATCAAGTACTAATTGGAATTGGTTGTTCGGGTGGACAACATCGATCAGTCGCAATTTCAGAAGCTTTATATGCTTCATTAGCTGAACAATATAATTGTTATGTGTGGCATCGTGATATTGATAAAATAAGAAAGGAGTCTAAGCATGGATAG
- the trxB gene encoding thioredoxin-disulfide reductase produces the protein MENKMFDIIIVGAGPAGMTAAVYGARAGLKVLMLEKGAPGGQMVNTYEVENYTGFEKISGTDLSMKMFEHTQKLGVTYTYGIVTGIKDNGSTKIVETEEGNYTGKAVIIATGTVNRRLGAKGEEKLAGRGISWCAICDGAFFRNKDVVVVGGGNSAVEEALYLSGICRKVTIIHRRNEFRAEKLAQNRASNNDKIEFELESVVESFNEINGKLGSVTVKNVKSNDKKDITCDGAFIYVGQDPVTSMFRDIIKLNEKDYIITNDKMETNVQGIYAAGDVCDKELRQIITATNDGAIASQNALKYIETLH, from the coding sequence ATGGAAAATAAAATGTTTGATATAATTATTGTTGGCGCAGGACCAGCGGGAATGACCGCAGCTGTATATGGTGCTCGTGCTGGTTTAAAAGTATTAATGTTAGAAAAAGGTGCTCCAGGTGGACAAATGGTTAATACCTATGAAGTAGAAAATTATACAGGTTTTGAAAAAATTAGTGGAACTGATTTATCGATGAAGATGTTTGAACATACCCAAAAATTAGGAGTAACCTATACTTATGGTATTGTTACAGGTATAAAAGACAATGGTTCTACTAAAATTGTTGAAACTGAAGAGGGAAACTATACAGGAAAAGCGGTTATTATCGCAACTGGTACAGTTAATAGACGATTAGGAGCAAAAGGTGAAGAGAAATTAGCGGGTCGTGGTATTTCGTGGTGTGCTATTTGTGATGGTGCATTTTTCCGTAATAAAGATGTCGTTGTTGTAGGTGGAGGAAATTCTGCCGTTGAAGAAGCATTATATTTATCAGGAATCTGTCGTAAAGTAACGATTATTCATCGAAGAAATGAATTTAGAGCGGAAAAACTTGCTCAAAATAGAGCTTCAAATAATGATAAAATTGAATTTGAATTAGAATCAGTTGTTGAATCATTTAATGAAATAAATGGAAAATTAGGTAGTGTTACCGTTAAAAATGTTAAATCAAATGATAAAAAAGACATCACCTGTGACGGTGCTTTTATCTATGTTGGTCAAGATCCAGTTACTTCAATGTTTAGAGATATCATAAAACTTAATGAAAAAGATTATATTATAACCAATGATAAAATGGAAACAAACGTTCAAGGTATTTATGCTGCTGGTGATGTGTGTGATAAAGAATTAAGACAAATTATTACAGCTACTAACGATGGAGCCATCGCTAGTCAAAATGCATTAAAATATATTGAAACGCTTCATTAA
- the ppaX gene encoding pyrophosphatase PpaX: MIKAVLFDFDGTLVNTNPLIIKTFEITLKHFLPNQSFTEEQLLEFIGPTLKQTFDSLDKEKTDEMITYYRKINKELHDDMVKIYPTVKEGLKVLKAKNIMLGIVSSKKRDMVIHGLKHFDMDHFFSIIVGEDDVINPKPNPEPILKAMDMLNCCIDEVIFVGDNSHDIEGGKNSQVITCCVSWAHRGVEYLKQFNPDYILNDMRDLINIIEEVNTHGK, translated from the coding sequence ATGATAAAGGCAGTACTATTTGATTTTGATGGAACACTTGTGAATACGAATCCTTTAATTATTAAAACATTTGAAATAACATTGAAGCATTTTTTACCGAATCAATCTTTTACAGAAGAACAATTATTAGAATTTATTGGACCAACATTAAAACAAACTTTTGATTCATTGGATAAAGAAAAAACAGATGAAATGATTACCTATTATCGAAAGATCAATAAGGAACTACATGATGATATGGTAAAAATTTATCCAACAGTAAAAGAAGGATTAAAGGTATTAAAAGCAAAAAATATTATGTTAGGAATTGTCTCATCAAAAAAACGGGATATGGTAATTCATGGTTTAAAACATTTTGATATGGATCACTTCTTTTCAATTATTGTTGGCGAAGATGATGTGATTAATCCTAAACCTAATCCTGAACCTATATTAAAAGCGATGGATATGTTAAATTGTTGTATTGATGAAGTAATTTTTGTAGGTGATAATTCACATGATATAGAAGGAGGAAAAAATAGTCAGGTAATCACTTGTTGTGTAAGTTGGGCACATAGAGGTGTAGAATATTTAAAACAATTCAATCCTGATTATATTCTAAATGATATGAGAGATTTAATTAATATTATTGAAGAGGTGAATACTCATGGAAAATAA
- the lgt gene encoding prolipoprotein diacylglyceryl transferase, translating into MLFKFNEGNIFIEIGPFTIMWYAVLILSGVMVAVFLGVKEGEKIGVPKDFIYDLALYGVPISVIGARIYYVSFSWDQYANNLIDVFRIDQGGLAIHGAVIAAVIWGLIYCEVKEVNFLKAVDLGAVGFLVAQAIGRWGNFMNQEAHGGVVPGNSRTYLEGIGLPNFIIDKMYIEGSYYHPTFLYESTWNILGMAFLMLLRRTKHVYIGDLGLVYLMWYSVGRCLIEGMRTDSLYIGDTGIRIAQLISILLFALGAIVLSLRHFKKWYPKYYYQIIEENIEE; encoded by the coding sequence ATGTTATTTAAATTTAATGAAGGAAATATATTTATTGAAATTGGACCTTTTACGATTATGTGGTATGCGGTTTTAATCTTATCTGGTGTGATGGTTGCAGTTTTTTTAGGTGTAAAAGAGGGAGAAAAAATTGGTGTACCTAAAGACTTTATTTATGACCTAGCCTTGTATGGTGTCCCAATTTCTGTTATTGGTGCTAGAATTTACTATGTTAGCTTTTCTTGGGATCAATATGCTAATAACCTAATTGATGTTTTTAGAATCGATCAAGGTGGACTAGCTATCCATGGTGCAGTGATTGCTGCAGTAATTTGGGGATTAATCTATTGTGAAGTTAAAGAAGTTAATTTCTTAAAAGCAGTTGATTTAGGTGCAGTTGGATTTTTAGTAGCACAAGCAATCGGACGTTGGGGAAATTTTATGAATCAAGAAGCTCATGGTGGGGTTGTTCCTGGTAATAGTAGAACTTATCTAGAAGGTATTGGATTACCTAATTTTATTATCGATAAAATGTATATTGAAGGCTCATATTACCATCCTACTTTTTTATATGAGTCAACATGGAATATATTAGGAATGGCATTTTTAATGTTGTTAAGAAGAACAAAACATGTTTATATTGGTGATTTAGGACTTGTCTACTTAATGTGGTATTCTGTTGGTAGATGTCTGATTGAAGGCATGCGTACGGATAGTTTATATATAGGCGATACAGGAATAAGAATTGCACAACTGATAAGTATTCTATTATTTGCTTTAGGAGCTATTGTGTTGTCTTTAAGACATTTTAAAAAATGGTATCCAAAGTATTATTATCAAATCATAGAAGAAAATATAGAGGAGTAA
- the hprK gene encoding HPr(Ser) kinase/phosphatase, which translates to MNKIKVKDLVKELQLEVIAGKEGVTRPIQSKMLSRPGLELAGLFDFYEEERIQIIGSKEVTFFYWLNEIDQNTRVELLFKEKTPCLIFSNRFDIPQVFINNAEKYKIPILRSSKHTTTLMTDVTSYLAEELAETTNMHGVLVDVHGVGVLIRGKSGIGKSEAALELVKRGHKLIADDNVLIYEKEVGKLVGKPPKILEKFMEIRGIGIINVVQMFGASSYRHKKGITLVIDLETAEQNQEYDRLGVEEAKIKILNTEVSYIKIPIRPGRNMASLIEVAAINRRLRYMGFNAAQEFSDNLSQLIQTNDLED; encoded by the coding sequence ATGAATAAAATTAAAGTAAAAGATTTAGTGAAAGAGTTACAATTAGAAGTTATTGCAGGTAAAGAGGGCGTTACAAGACCAATACAATCAAAGATGTTATCACGACCTGGTTTAGAACTCGCTGGATTATTTGATTTTTATGAAGAGGAACGGATTCAAATCATTGGAAGTAAAGAAGTTACATTTTTTTATTGGTTAAATGAAATTGACCAAAATACAAGAGTAGAACTTTTATTTAAAGAAAAGACACCATGTTTGATATTCTCTAATCGCTTTGATATTCCTCAAGTCTTTATAAATAATGCAGAAAAATATAAAATTCCAATTTTAAGAAGCTCAAAACATACCACAACACTTATGACAGATGTTACTAGTTATTTAGCTGAAGAATTAGCGGAAACGACCAATATGCATGGTGTATTAGTTGATGTACATGGTGTTGGCGTTTTAATTCGTGGTAAAAGTGGTATTGGAAAAAGTGAAGCAGCTTTAGAACTTGTTAAGCGTGGACACAAATTAATAGCCGATGATAATGTTTTAATCTATGAAAAAGAAGTCGGAAAATTAGTTGGAAAACCACCCAAAATATTAGAGAAATTTATGGAAATAAGAGGAATTGGTATCATCAATGTGGTACAAATGTTTGGTGCAAGTTCCTATCGACATAAAAAGGGAATTACATTAGTGATTGATTTAGAAACTGCTGAACAAAATCAAGAATATGATCGCCTTGGAGTTGAAGAAGCGAAAATAAAAATTTTAAATACTGAAGTATCCTATATTAAAATCCCAATAAGACCAGGGCGTAATATGGCCTCATTAATTGAAGTTGCAGCTATTAATAGAAGGCTTCGTTATATGGGATTCAATGCTGCTCAAGAATTTTCTGATAATCTAAGTCAATTGATTCAAACAAACGATTTAGAAGACTAA
- a CDS encoding phage holin family protein encodes MNDNNELKKSNEKEKEYEDLFEAFLKSDNETTFSKSEVEKILEAHIFKEVLGNYQQKKRNTRKKSLLVTSKEVGLKIFNSRTIVNFLISYLFYIGFLLIINEIIYPNLFINKPTVFIIAFGFTIIDKFVKPFIFVADLVSFTMHRIGLITIAIYAIIFYFVSYFLDEKISIGRSIIIVLIVLLCIALIDYLKSDSLFKTKYINDIGSDDDE; translated from the coding sequence ATGAATGATAATAATGAATTAAAAAAATCTAATGAAAAAGAAAAAGAATACGAAGATTTATTTGAAGCATTCCTAAAGAGTGATAATGAAACAACGTTTTCTAAAAGTGAAGTAGAAAAAATTTTAGAAGCACATATCTTTAAAGAGGTATTAGGAAACTACCAACAAAAAAAGCGTAATACAAGAAAAAAAAGTTTATTAGTAACATCAAAAGAAGTGGGTTTAAAAATATTTAATTCACGAACAATAGTTAACTTTTTAATTTCGTATTTATTTTATATTGGGTTTTTATTAATTATAAATGAAATTATTTATCCGAATCTATTTATAAATAAACCGACTGTTTTTATTATCGCATTTGGTTTTACAATAATAGATAAATTTGTTAAACCATTTATCTTTGTTGCGGATTTGGTTTCATTTACAATGCATAGAATTGGATTAATAACCATCGCAATTTATGCGATAATTTTCTATTTTGTGAGTTATTTTTTAGATGAAAAAATTTCTATAGGAAGATCGATTATAATCGTTTTAATAGTTTTACTATGTATTGCTTTGATTGATTATCTTAAAAGTGATTCACTGTTTAAAACAAAGTATATTAATGATATTGGAAGTGATGATGATGAATAA
- a CDS encoding VanZ family protein produces the protein MKYIYARILLFVIAILTSNFINVYFIDSLLNIFHIMSFIALLLNRVSLALFIYFTFEMIFILRKYQLKDITMKLFLVYMIWLIGLLFGRFTNLSQYNLDNHFNFHSFLPLWIHNLNNPLVRYYIIGNILVYIPFGVFLRYYKNLIYSLLYFILMVLFFETLQGVTNLGYFDIDDLLLNGIGGLFGIGLMHLYKKIFTQ, from the coding sequence ATGAAATACATTTATGCTAGAATATTGCTTTTTGTCATTGCGATTTTAACATCTAATTTCATTAATGTTTATTTTATTGATTCCTTATTGAATATTTTTCATATTATGTCATTTATTGCTCTCTTATTAAACCGTGTTTCTTTAGCATTATTCATCTACTTTACGTTTGAAATGATTTTTATTTTACGAAAATATCAGTTAAAAGATATCACCATGAAGTTATTCCTGGTTTATATGATTTGGTTAATCGGATTGCTTTTTGGTCGGTTCACAAATCTGTCTCAATATAATTTAGATAATCATTTTAATTTTCACTCGTTTTTACCACTATGGATACATAATTTAAATAATCCTTTAGTACGCTATTATATTATTGGGAACATACTCGTCTATATTCCTTTTGGGGTATTCTTACGTTACTATAAAAATCTCATTTATAGTTTACTGTATTTCATCCTAATGGTTTTATTTTTTGAGACTTTACAAGGTGTAACGAATTTGGGTTATTTTGATATTGATGATTTATTATTAAATGGAATTGGTGGATTATTTGGTATTGGGTTAATGCATTTATATAAAAAAATATTTACGCAGTGA
- the uvrA gene encoding excinuclease ABC subunit UvrA: MIKEQNDIVVKGARENNLKNIDVRIPRGQLVVMTGLSGSGKSSLAFDTIYAEGQRRYVESLSAYARQFLGNMDKPDVDSIEGLSPAISIDQKTTSRNPRSTVGTVTEIYDYMRLLYARIGHPICPTHHVEIQSQTIEQMVDRLLEFEERTKMQILAPIAALKKGTFKNDFEKLKKDGYVRVRVDGSLHDLEENIELDKNKKHNIEVIIDRVVIKEGISSRLYDSLETALKLGQGKVLVDIIGHEEMIFSEKFSCPMCDFTVGELEPRLFSFNSPFGACDECSGLGFKRKISIDLLVPDNEKSIAEGAIRGLENTDTYFYKQLAITCNHYGINLNKPFKELTKKEIDIIMYGSKSEIKFSFVSEGNIHHEKRDYFEGIINSYERRYKSTSSNYIRDWFESMMADETCPKCNGQRLSEEALSVFVGDKNIYEFTEMSIEQALKHVQSLKLSPKEMKISDMIIKEIKERLSFLVNVGLNYLTLSRKAGTLSGGEAQRIRLATQIGSRLTGVLYVLDEPSIGLHQRDNYRLIGTLKSMRDLGNTLIVVEHDEDTMLEADCIIDIGPGAGIHGGDVIAQGSPKELMQNDHSLTGQYLSGKKHISLPEKRRVGNGLFLEVVKASENNLKNINVKFPLGKLIVVTGVSGSGKSTLVNDILYKGIAQSIYRSRKKPGRHQKIKGLEHIEKIIDVDQSPIGRTPRSNPATYTGVFDHIRDLFAETNEAKVRGYQKGRFSFNVKGGRCEACRGDGVIKIEMHFLPDVYVPCEVCQGKRYNRETLEVKYKAKTISDILDMTVEDALEFFENIPVIRRKLQTIYDVGLEYIKLGQPATTLSGGEAQRVKLASELHKRITNKTLFILDEPTTGLHIDDVKRLLMVIQNIVDQNGTVIVIEHNLDVIKSADYIIDLGPEGGDKGGEIIASGTPEEIAESPVSYTGHYIKKVLEKDKNRNIN, from the coding sequence ATGATAAAAGAACAAAACGATATTGTCGTAAAAGGTGCTAGAGAAAATAATTTAAAAAATATTGATGTTCGTATACCTCGTGGACAACTTGTGGTAATGACAGGTTTATCTGGTAGTGGAAAATCAAGCTTAGCTTTTGATACAATCTATGCGGAAGGTCAAAGAAGATATGTTGAAAGTTTATCTGCTTATGCTAGACAATTTCTAGGTAATATGGATAAGCCTGATGTGGATAGTATAGAAGGATTATCACCAGCTATATCGATTGACCAAAAAACAACGAGTCGTAACCCTCGTTCTACCGTTGGGACTGTTACTGAGATTTATGATTATATGCGACTTTTATATGCTCGTATCGGACATCCAATTTGTCCTACACATCATGTAGAAATACAATCACAAACAATTGAACAAATGGTAGATAGATTATTAGAATTTGAAGAACGAACTAAAATGCAAATATTAGCACCAATTGCTGCATTGAAAAAAGGAACCTTTAAAAATGATTTTGAGAAACTCAAAAAAGATGGTTATGTTCGTGTACGAGTGGATGGTTCTTTGCATGATTTAGAAGAAAATATAGAATTAGATAAAAATAAAAAACATAATATTGAAGTAATTATTGATAGAGTTGTTATTAAAGAAGGTATTTCATCACGATTATATGACTCTTTAGAAACAGCACTGAAATTAGGTCAAGGAAAAGTTTTGGTTGATATTATAGGGCATGAAGAAATGATTTTCAGTGAGAAGTTTTCTTGTCCAATGTGTGATTTTACCGTTGGTGAGTTAGAACCAAGACTGTTTTCTTTCAATTCTCCATTTGGTGCTTGTGATGAATGTAGTGGATTAGGGTTTAAAAGAAAAATTAGTATTGATTTATTAGTTCCTGATAATGAAAAATCAATTGCTGAGGGAGCAATCAGAGGTTTAGAAAATACGGATACATATTTTTATAAACAATTAGCGATTACTTGTAATCATTATGGAATAAATCTAAATAAACCCTTTAAAGAATTGACTAAAAAAGAAATAGATATCATCATGTATGGTTCTAAATCTGAAATAAAGTTTTCTTTTGTAAGTGAAGGAAATATTCATCACGAAAAAAGAGATTATTTTGAAGGTATCATAAATAGTTATGAAAGAAGATATAAAAGTACTTCATCAAACTATATTCGTGACTGGTTTGAAAGTATGATGGCTGATGAGACATGTCCAAAGTGTAATGGACAACGTCTTTCAGAAGAAGCACTTTCTGTGTTTGTAGGTGACAAAAATATTTACGAATTCACAGAAATGTCTATTGAACAAGCATTAAAGCATGTTCAATCATTAAAATTGTCACCAAAAGAAATGAAGATTTCTGATATGATTATCAAAGAAATAAAAGAACGCCTATCTTTTTTAGTAAATGTTGGATTAAATTATTTAACCCTTAGTAGAAAAGCTGGAACCTTATCAGGTGGAGAAGCACAACGAATCCGTTTAGCAACTCAAATTGGTTCTCGTTTAACAGGTGTCTTATATGTATTAGATGAGCCATCAATTGGGCTTCATCAAAGAGATAATTATCGATTGATTGGGACTTTAAAATCGATGAGAGATTTAGGGAACACCTTAATCGTTGTTGAACATGATGAAGACACAATGCTAGAAGCTGATTGTATAATTGACATTGGACCAGGAGCGGGTATTCATGGAGGAGATGTGATTGCCCAAGGCTCTCCAAAGGAATTAATGCAAAATGACCATTCCTTAACCGGTCAATATCTTTCAGGTAAAAAACACATTTCATTACCAGAAAAAAGAAGAGTTGGGAATGGATTATTCCTTGAAGTTGTGAAGGCCAGTGAAAATAATTTAAAAAATATAAATGTCAAATTTCCATTGGGGAAATTGATTGTTGTGACAGGTGTATCTGGTAGTGGAAAATCAACATTAGTGAATGATATTTTATATAAAGGGATTGCTCAATCAATTTATAGATCAAGAAAGAAACCAGGTCGTCATCAAAAAATAAAAGGACTTGAGCATATCGAAAAGATTATTGATGTTGACCAATCCCCAATTGGTAGAACACCACGTTCTAATCCTGCAACTTACACTGGAGTATTTGATCATATTCGTGATTTGTTTGCTGAAACGAATGAAGCAAAAGTACGAGGATATCAAAAAGGACGTTTTTCTTTTAATGTAAAAGGAGGACGGTGTGAGGCCTGTAGAGGGGATGGTGTAATTAAGATTGAAATGCACTTTTTACCGGATGTTTATGTACCTTGTGAAGTTTGTCAAGGGAAAAGGTATAATCGTGAAACACTTGAAGTAAAGTATAAGGCGAAAACCATATCCGATATTTTAGATATGACAGTAGAAGATGCATTAGAATTTTTTGAAAATATACCTGTCATTAGAAGGAAACTACAAACAATTTATGATGTTGGACTAGAATATATTAAATTAGGACAACCTGCGACTACTTTATCAGGTGGAGAAGCACAACGGGTTAAATTAGCCTCTGAACTTCATAAACGGATCACCAATAAAACCTTATTTATTCTTGATGAACCGACAACAGGACTTCATATTGATGATGTGAAACGATTACTAATGGTTATACAAAATATTGTTGATCAAAACGGAACAGTTATTGTTATAGAACATAATTTAGATGTGATTAAAAGTGCTGATTACATCATAGATTTAGGCCCTGAAGGTGGCGATAAAGGAGGAGAAATTATCGCTTCTGGTACCCCTGAAGAAATCGCAGAATCACCAGTATCTTACACGGGGCATTATATAAAAAAAGTCTTGGAAAAAGATAAAAATCGTAATATAAATTAA
- a CDS encoding DUF4397 domain-containing protein, protein MNIYNPIEQPTSLRFVHDVRMAEPINITLNDRPIIRGLAYRQSTPMIPVPKGNYNVKVFTTAGNKLLLDQNLDIEGQKLVAVTTKDGSDILILQVTDEKMFYDDQMMPYTQPQQMPYEMQPQIMPQNTQPQMMQPYGMGQQMPEQQSIFNQPASGCGMGYPCQYGYQQPKPYQIPEKRDSHLAEEASVRFIHFSPNAPAVDITLPDGTVLFRNVPYKAVTDYINVAPGTYTLQVRPAGMDQVVLTVPNVVINPNDMLSIYAIGLVNGTPGLEAIVFNDKSMML, encoded by the coding sequence ATGAATATTTATAATCCAATTGAGCAGCCAACAAGCTTAAGATTTGTTCATGATGTTAGAATGGCAGAACCAATTAATATTACTTTAAATGATCGTCCAATTATAAGAGGATTAGCATATAGACAATCAACACCAATGATACCAGTTCCTAAGGGTAATTATAATGTTAAAGTTTTTACTACAGCTGGTAATAAATTATTATTAGATCAGAATTTAGATATAGAGGGTCAAAAACTAGTTGCAGTAACAACAAAAGATGGATCAGACATATTAATCTTACAAGTAACAGATGAAAAAATGTTCTATGATGATCAAATGATGCCATATACGCAACCTCAACAGATGCCTTATGAAATGCAGCCACAGATAATGCCACAAAATACCCAACCACAAATGATGCAACCATATGGTATGGGACAACAAATGCCAGAACAACAAAGTATTTTTAATCAACCAGCTTCTGGATGTGGAATGGGTTATCCATGTCAATATGGTTATCAACAACCCAAACCATATCAAATACCAGAAAAACGTGATTCACATTTAGCAGAAGAAGCAAGTGTTCGATTTATTCATTTCTCACCAAATGCTCCAGCAGTTGATATAACATTACCTGATGGTACCGTATTATTTAGAAATGTTCCTTATAAAGCAGTAACTGACTACATTAATGTTGCTCCTGGAACTTATACTTTACAAGTAAGACCAGCTGGTATGGATCAAGTAGTTCTGACTGTTCCTAATGTTGTGATTAATCCAAATGATATGCTTTCAATATATGCAATTGGTTTAGTAAATGGAACACCTGGCTTAGAAGCGATTGTATTTAATGATAAAAGTATGATGTTATAA
- a CDS encoding PH domain-containing protein: MKKVTLLNDEKIIYKIKFSIRIFFIDILFIMAIMSITAKIGQSNKGSIFIFILLFVFILLLIKTLLDFYRIFFHRVYISNFRVIYVKGYFLKRIKFYPLNKITGVYFRSNFFDRAKNMTSFKITLNDNQEFVLKNIHDGTKIADLLSLDLIKQHQENQRK, encoded by the coding sequence ATGAAAAAAGTAACATTATTGAATGATGAAAAAATCATCTATAAAATTAAATTTTCAATTCGTATATTTTTTATCGATATTCTATTTATTATGGCTATTATGTCAATCACAGCTAAAATAGGTCAAAGTAATAAAGGATCCATCTTTATATTTATCTTACTATTTGTTTTTATATTATTATTAATCAAAACACTTTTAGACTTTTACCGTATTTTTTTTCATCGAGTCTATATCTCAAACTTCCGTGTAATTTATGTAAAAGGATACTTTCTTAAACGAATAAAATTTTATCCATTAAATAAAATCACAGGTGTTTATTTCAGATCTAATTTTTTTGACCGGGCAAAGAACATGACTTCATTTAAGATTACATTAAATGACAATCAAGAATTTGTTTTGAAAAATATACACGATGGAACTAAAATCGCTGATTTATTAAGTTTAGACTTAATTAAACAACATCAGGAAAATCAAAGAAAGTAA